The Puntigrus tetrazona isolate hp1 chromosome 13, ASM1883169v1, whole genome shotgun sequence genome contains the following window.
AAGAAGTCGACCACggttcattttcttttacaagCGAGGCAGggttgtttgaaaataaatattcagtctCTTCTACTCAACcttgtttcatttcaaacctctatgacacaaaagaagatttaaTGAAACATTGAATGAACTTCGCCACCTAGTGGACTGGAGTGTGTAGTGCTGGAAAATATTACTTTTCGGCTGACACGAATTATTGTGGacactttaatttaaataattctaagCTTCCTAACCAACTCTGGAAATATGACAGGAACAGTATATTATTAGCTTATTTTGGCTAAGTTGTTGTGGTTCTCATTaaggttgtttttgttttatattgagGAACTACAAAGCGTGATTAGCCCTTTACCGCCAAAGAGTGTTgcctttttagctttttttcagcACTAGATGGCAGCATATACTTGATAAAGCGTTTTGTTGTTACAAAATGACAATATGACTGTATAAGATACCAGTCGACCTCCCAAATACAGTATGTTTCAGCACCAAGtaccttaaaaatattttatataaatttatatttattttttactcttaTAAAATAATACGACGATGTTGACTGggatagttttttgttttgctttcaagAGACCGGATccttaaaacatatttctgcTGGGCATATTTATACACGCGAAAATGCACACGTGTCTGTCATTGTCTCATTAACGACGACGTTCAAGtaattatgtatacatttaaagtaaaacgCTACGCTTTGACgcaaaaggaaaataataaatgaaccgGCTCTTTGAATCTGAACTGTTCATAAGAACCGGTTCCCGAAAATGTCCTTTTTGACTCTCCGTAGTAACTTTTCGTCTCACGTgatcacaacaacaaaaaaattaccgCGAAAACTGTCTGCGACTGATAATACTTTGTACGTTTTTCTAGCTGAGACTTTATTCTCCCAAAAAGCACCATCTTTAAATTAACGTTACAGACAAATTGACAATGTTTTGCGAAAAGGCAGTCGAGCTTATTAGAGAACTTCATCGGATGGGCGACGGTCAGCTGCCCGCCTTTAATGTAAGTTCAGTTATAGCACATTGCGGGGTTTAATAGTGTCTGTAGTTGAAGCAGTTGATGTTAGCAATAGCCGTCGATAACATTTCAAAGCTAAGTCATACctagtcagttttttttccgCAGGAAGACGGGATTCGCCAAGTCCTGGAGGAAATGAAGGCTCTGTACGAGCAGAATCAGAGTGATGTGTACGTGCTGTTTACTGAAGCTTTGTAAACGATTCGTTTAGCGTGGCAGAATATGAGATAACTAAAAcagtttaactaaaataaagctggaataaaataaatattatctaTGGGCTTACGTGAAAATTAATGATGGTtgataactaaaataaaatgttaacattgtactgttatatatatatatatatatatatatatatatatatatacataaaatgattataaatgtaaaaatgtatttaaaatatttaaactaaattaatttaaattaaatgatgtgATGTGATTTTGTTTATAAAGCCATTATAGTCattgtgttgttgttatttttttgtttttgaaggaatGAGGCAAAGACCGAGGGAAAGAGCGAGCTGATCCCATCCATCAAGTTCAGGCACAGCTGCCTGCTGAGAAACCAGCGCTGCATCTCCTCTTACCTGTGTGTGATTGGCTGGCCTCCCCTGTCACCCATCATCAAGTGCGCCCTTGACAGGTGTCATCTAACccgtctctttctctccacaGTTATGATCGCCTGCTCCGAATCCGTGCTCTCAGGTGGGAGTATGGCAGTGTACTGCCCACAAACATCCGCTTTCATATGTGTGCTGAAGAGGTGGGCCTGCTTTTGTCCTGTGTGATGTTAATACACGGTGTGTCACATGTGTCTTTCTGGCCCGTCACTGACCTGTGATTTATATGCTTGTGAACCAGATGGAGTGGTTCAATCAGTACAAAAAGTCTTTGGCGACCTATATGAGGTCAATAGGGGGAGAGGAAGGTTTGGACATAACACAGGATATGAAGCCCCCAAAGAGTTTATACATCGAGGTGAGtgcagtggggttttttttataatagaaatgtgaagattcaaaaagcttttaagcatttaagagttggttctgaatttttttttagttgagcACCCATTTGTGATTGATGTGCGTGCTTTAGCTTGCTCTTAGTTATGTTAATCAATAAATGTTGCCTTGGGAACTAgctgaaaagtttttttttttttttttttttttttttatatcatggTTTTAACTATGAGTGGTCACAGAAAAATGGCTCTCTGCAATAAATAGAAATGGGTCAGTGCATTTCAGTACTGTTCAGTTTAGAATCATAAAATACTTTCGgctgaaactttttaaaaatgccggAAGGTTTTTGTAACGTTAAAAGTTTGGGCATTTCGACATTACACTTACGGCACTACATTCATTACTCTTTGCTGTAATATGCTGAAAACATCTTTCTActgtaatgtgtaaaaaaatccTTAtcttattttgattaaatattaatatgtactCGACATCTTaactatttgttttaataccttgtacaagaatttttttaatgggatgctttcaatatataaaaacgtgtgcatgtgtgtaacaTTCAGCACCAATCATTTCCCTTCTATTCAGGTGCGTTGTCTCAAAGACCATGGAGAATTTGAAATCGATGATGGTACTGTCATTCTGTTAAAGAAAAATAGCCAGGTAACTATGTTCTTAAGAGCATTTAAATCTGATTACAAGaattgcttatatatatatatatatatatatatatatatatatatatagtgtgtatgtTTATCTTACCATGTTTCTCCTTTCCTCTCTTCACAGCACTTTTTACCCAGATGGAAATGCGAGCAGCTCATTCGGCAGGGTGTATTAGAGCATGTCATCTCCTAACGACGAGCGGCTGTATTGTGGATATTTTCCTTCACGTTCATTTAGATTAAAGTTGTCACGAGTAAATTAATCCAATCCGAGAGTTACACAGGTAAAACTTTACTTGGTCACGTTCTGTACAGTGGTACATGGTGCATTTACAACAGTGGCGTCACACTTTCATCTCCCAACAGTTAGCCAGCCCTTTTCACCGAGGTGTACGTCTTAAGAGACATCTGCAACACTGACAATAATTTATATCAAAGTGGACGTTAGTGCATCATGATTGACAATTGTGCAATTACTTAAAAGTATTTGTATCAAAACTGTACATTGCGTGAATACTGTGCTTTTGGTTATTGCACCACAATGGGCATTAAAACTGCAGTaaaaagagtcttttttttccctctctctagCAAAAATTTAAGTCAACAGATTTACAAGAATGCTTGCGCTTTGTACCCTACATCACAGTGAACAACCGAAGGAATGTATAATGCTCTGTCCTTAAATCAAATCTTATTCATTGGTATTCGTTTGTCTCTGAAGAGACCGTTGAATTAACCCTTCTTTCTCTTCACACTCTTAAAACAGCACAATTCAATACAGTATGCCGTTACGGTAACCCTACGACTTTGCATTATCTGTGCTTTCATTTTAACACTaggattttataaaaaaagcacCAAAAGACGATAGTGCACTAGCGGGTGGTACTTCACAGTCCAGTACAACGGATAAAGGCTCATAATGGAGTGAAACAAGTCTAAGCTGTGAGGGATGCTGGGGCAATTTTGCGTAGCAGTTTATTAAGAGCGATCACTTTCTCCTCCAATAGAAAAGATTTCTTCTCTGCGCTCTTCTGCCTCTGCTCCGTCACCTGAAGAGCCTTCATGAGCTGAGAGTTCTCCACATACAGGTCCTTCAGCAGCAGATCCGACTTGGCATTTTTGGCCAGCTATGGGGTGAATAAAAGTTAGGAGATGATCGTCGGGGGTTACCAAACGttcgcatttatttttaaataaacatttagaaaagctcatatgaaaatacagatttttacaatttcCTCACCCCCAggctatttgtttgttttgagaaaattagcattacatcacttgctctgcAATGGTGcaagagctgataaaaaaaacaaaacaaaaaaacagtacaataatccacacaactccaatccatcagttaatgtcttgtgaagtgaaaagctgcatgtccATCAAGACTTGTGACGAAAATGCAAGTTGTCAAcacataatattgctttttacAGTGAAGAAATGTTCAGATTAAACACCAAGCAACCAAAAAGACTTCAAAAACGGTTCTTTAAAAGGGGTGTAACGTGCCTCGAGTGGTTTACACTGTTAGAAAtgttgtatttagtttttaggtGGCAAAAATCTTACTACGGGGTTTGTAGAAGTTTCTGagagtttttttctttgacgTATTTGAGGATGGGACTTCTTATATGGGCATTTCTCCCAGAAGCACGCGCCCGCAGGCGTAGACCAGAGAGGCAGGACTCACACGGGAAGTAGGGCTAGTGCACTTTGGGTTACAAGGGAAAGATAACCTTGTTTTCCAAAGAAACCCAGCGTTACATGAATAGTGGATGCACTTTGTTTCCCGAAGTGTTTTAGGAGCTCAGCTGCatctttctttaataaaaataaacctaaacACTTTTTTGGAGATATGAAAGATGCAGTCCTAGTCCTACATGAGATTGGGTGAAACTGTTTTATGGCCACTTTAAAATGATGATGCGAgaggactttttcactggaggtcaaattattattaagtgcCTTAATgacatttgtttcttaaaaacacagccattCACTTCACTATCCGTTAATTAATGAACAGAAGTCGTGTGTATTAGtgaattgtgatgtttttatcagatgtttagaCTTTCACTccaacggcacccattcac
Protein-coding sequences here:
- the gins1 gene encoding DNA replication complex GINS protein PSF1 encodes the protein MFCEKAVELIRELHRMGDGQLPAFNEDGIRQVLEEMKALYEQNQSDVNEAKTEGKSELIPSIKFRHSCLLRNQRCISSYLYDRLLRIRALRWEYGSVLPTNIRFHMCAEEMEWFNQYKKSLATYMRSIGGEEGLDITQDMKPPKSLYIEVRCLKDHGEFEIDDGTVILLKKNSQHFLPRWKCEQLIRQGVLEHVIS